TGCTGGCCGCCGTCGCCGTGCTCTCCACCGCCGGGATCCTGCTGTGGGGCAACGAGGCCGAGCCCGGCTCGCGCGCGTTCTGGATGATCGCGCGGATGCGCGTGGAGTCCCTGGGCGTGATCGGGATCGTGGCGCTGTGCCACTCCTTCGCGACCGTCAGCTTCCACACGGTGACGGGCAACCGCATCATCACGCCCTCGATCATGGGGTTCGAGGCGCTCTACACGGCCGTGTCGACCGCCGCCGTGTACGTGCTGGGAGCCGCCGGCGTCGCGGTGCTGACCGGGGTGGGGCCGTTCCTCGCCCAGGCCGCGCTCATGGTGGCGCTCGCGACGGCCCTGTACTCGTGGCTGCTGTCCCGGCCCTACGGCAGCGTCCATCTGATGCTGCTCGTGGGCGTGGTGCTGGGCGGCGGGCTGGCCGCGCTGAGCACGTTCATGCAGCGACTGCTGGACCCGAACTCGTTCGACCTGCTGAGCGCGCGGCTCTTCGGCAACATCTCGAACGCCCGGACCGAGTACGTGGCGATCGCCGCGCCCATCGCCGTCGTCGTGTGTGCGCTGCTGTGGCTGCGCTCCCGTCGCCTGAACACGGTGGCGCTCGGCGCCGACGCCGCGACCAACCTGGGCCTGCACCACCGGCGCGAGCTCATGGTGACGCTGCTGCTGGTCTCCGTGCTGATGGCCATGACCACCGCGCTCGTGGGCCCGATGACGTTCCTCGGCTTCCTCGTGGCGACGCTGGCGTACAGCCTCGTCGACACCCACGACCACCGGTTCATCCTCCCGGTGGCGGCGCTGGCCGGGTACGCGGTGCTCACGAGCGCCTACTTCGTGCTGCGGCACGTGTTCTACGCGGGGGGTGCGGTCACGGTGGTCATCGAGCTGATCGGCGGCATCACCTTCCTGATCGTCGTGATGAGAAAGGGACGTCTGTGATCGAGCTGCGCGGCGTGGTGAAGCGCCACAGCGACGAGGTGTGCATCGGACCCGTGGACCTGGACATCCAGGCCGGGGGAGTGACCGCGCTCGTGGGGCCCAACGGGGCGGGCAAGTCCACGCTGCTGACGATGATCGGCCGGCTGCAGGACGCCGACGCCGGGACGATCGCCGTGGGCGGGCACGACATCACCACGACGCCGTCTCGGAAGATCGCCCAGACCCTGTCCATCCTGCGGCAGGAGAACCACTTCGTGACGCGGCTGACCGTGCGACAGCTCGTGGGGTTCGGGCGCTACCCGTACACGCGTGGCCGGCTGACCCTGGAGGACGAGCGGCACGTGTCGGACGCGATCGACTTCCTCAACCTCGGCCCGTTCGAGAACCGGTACCTCGACCAGCTCTCGGGCGGCCAGCGGCAGCGCGCGTACGTGGCGATGGTGCTGGCGCAGAACACCGAGTACGTGCTGCTGGACGAGCCGCTGAACAACCTGGACATGCAGCACTCGGTGCAGATGATGCAGCAGCTGCGCCGGGCCGCCGACGAGCTGGGCCGAACCGTGGTGATCGTGCTGCACGACATCAACTTCGCCGCCCACTACGCCGACCGGATCGTGGCCATGGGCGACGGCCAGGTGGTGGAGACCGGCACCCCGGCCGAGATCCTGCGCCCTGAGGTGCTGGAGCGGATCTTCAAGACCCCCTGCAGCGTGGTGGACGGACCGCACGGGCCGCTGGCCGTGTACTGGTGAGCGGGGCCGTGGCGGGGAACGGTCGTGGGCCCTGCCCGGACCCGCTCATCGGCCGCGACGGCGGTCCTGCAGCTGGGCGATCAGCCGGCGGTACCCCTCGGCGTGGTCCTCGGCGGTGTTCCGCAGGGGCGTGACGCCGCGGGCCGGCAGCCGGCGGTCACGACGGGCGTCGCGGGCCTGCTGTGCGGGCGTGAGGTGACCGCCGCCGTCGTACTCCAGGGCGACCGCCAGCTCCGGGGAGAACATGTGGGTCTCGGGGCAGTCCGGGTCCCAGGGGTCCAGCCGGTGCTGCAGCAGCGGCTCGCCGAGCCCCGCGTCGACGAGCGCGAGTCGCGCGAGGGACACCACGGCTGAGTCGGCGCCGACGCGCACCCGCTCCAGCATCGCGCGGAGCCGTGCCACGGTCGTCAGCGGCGGCAGACGGCCGCGCGGCGACCAGGGGTGCGTGACCAGATGGTCGGCCGCCGCCACCAGGTCCGGCTCGGGCCAGGGAGGACGCAGCGTGCACAGGTCCGCCCACCCGGACGCGGGCGCCGCGCTGCGGGGCGTCCAGGTCGCCGCGACGCAGGCGGGCCGGGCCGGCTCCCGCCGCGAGGGCTTCGGCCGTGGTGAAGACCTGCGGGAGGGGCGGCGGAGGAGCGGGGCCGGGCTGTGCAGGAGTGGACGGGGAACCCGGAGACCGCACGGACGGTCTGGACCCTCAGCCCCTCCTGCGTCGTGTTCACGACGCGGGTCGAGCAGAAGGGGGGAGGGGCGTGTTCCGCCGTCGGCGCACGGCGTTGGCAGTCGGTTGGTGGGAGTGCCAGCCCCGCGCTAGAGTCAGACCTGGCACTCGGGGGGTACCGGGTGCCAAGCCAAGGATGGGCCCAGCGGCACCGCGACGACGCCGGGCCTGACGCCCGTGGCACCCCCGCAGATCTGAACATCGCGGCCCGGCCCCGCCGCCGGGGCACCGCACGTCGAACAGAAGGAGTGTGCAGCATGTCTGTCTCCATCAAGCCCCTCGAGGACCGCATCGTCGTCCGCCCGCTGGAGGCCGAGCAGACCACCGCGTCCGGCCTCGTCATCCCGGACACCGCCAAGGAGAAGCCCCAGGAGGGCCAGGTCGTGGCCGTGGGCCCGGGCCGCGTGGCCGAGAACGGCACCCGCGTGCCCGTGGACGTGGCCGAGGGCGACGTCGTCCTCTACTCCAAGTACGGCGGCACCGAGGTCAAGGTCGGCGGCGAGGAGTACCTGGTGCTCTCCGCCCGCGACGTGCTGGCCGTCGTCACCAAGTGACCCCCTGACGCGTCGGGCCCGGCGAGCGGCACTCGCCGCCCCGGGCCCTTCGCGTCCCCTCTTCTTCTCCCCGAACACCCGATCCGAAAGGAGCCGCCGTCATGGCCAAGCAGCTGGCATTCAACGACGACGCCCGCCGCGCCCTCCAGGCCGGCATCGACAAGCTCGCCGACACCGTCAAGGTGACCCTCGGCCCGAAGGGCCGCAACGTGGTCCTGGACAAGGCGTGGGGCGCCCCCACCATCACCAACGACGGCGTCACGATCGCCCGGGACGTCGAGCTCGAGGACCCGTACGAGAACATGGGCGCGCAGCTGGCCAAGGAGGTGGCGACCAAGACCAACGACATCGCGGGCGACGGCACCACCACCGCCACCGTGCTGGCCCAGGCCCTCGTGAACGAGGGCATGCGCCAGGTCGCCGCCGGCGCCGCCCCGAACGAGGTCAAGAAGGGCATCGAGACCGCGGTCGCCGCCGTCGAGAAGCGCCTGCAGGAGAACGCCCGCCCCGTGGAGGGCAAGGAGGTGGCCCACGTGGCCGCCATCTCCGCCCAGAACGACGAGGTCGGCGAGCTGCTGGCCCGCGCCTTCGACACCGTGGGCACCGACGGCGTGATCACCATCGAGGAGTCCTCCACGACCTCCACCGAGCTGGACGTCACCGAGGGCATGCAGTTCGACAAGGGCTACCTCTCCCCGTACATGGTCACCGACGCCGAGCGCCAGGAGGCCGTCCTCGAGGACGCCTACGTGCTGATCAACTCCGGCAAGATCTCCAACGTGCAGGAGCTGCTGCCCCTGCTGGAGAAGGTGCTGCAGGCCAACAAGCCGCTGTTCGTGATTGCCGAGGACGTCGAGGGCGAGGCCCTGTCCACCCTCGTGGTGAACAAGATCCGCGGCACCCTGAACGTCGTGGCCGTCAAGGCCCCGGGCTTCGGCGACCGCCGCAAGGCCATGATGCAGGACATCGCGATCCTCACGGGCGCCACCGTGGTCTCCCCGGACCTCGGCATGAAGCTGGAGCAGGCCGACCTCGACGTGCTGGGCTCGGCCCGCCGCGTCACCGTCACCAAGGACGCCACCACCATCGTCGACGGCGGCGGCGAGGCGGCCGACGTCGAGGCCCGCGTCTCCCAGATCAAGGCCGAGGTCGCCGCGACCGACTCCGACTGGGACCGCGAGAAGCTGCAGGAGCGCCTGGCCAAGCTCGCCGGCGGCATCGGCGTGATCCGTGTGGGCGCCGCCACCGAGGTGGAGCTCAAGGAGCGGAAGCACCGCATCGAGGACGCCGTGTCCTCCACGCGCGCCGCGCTCGAGGAGGGCATCGTCGCCGGCGGCGGCACCGCCCTGATCAACGCGCTCTCCGTCCTGGACGAGGACGCCGAGGTGACCGCCCTCACCGGCGACGCCGCCACCGGCGTGGAGATCGTCCGCAAGGCGCTCAAGGAGCCGCTGCGCTGGATCGCCCAGAACGCGGGCGAGGACGGCTACGTCGTGGTCTCCAAGGTCGCGGAGATGAAGCCGAACGAGGGCTTCAACGCCAAGACCGGCGTGTACGGCGACCTGATCGCCGAC
This sequence is a window from Micrococcus porci. Protein-coding genes within it:
- a CDS encoding iron chelate uptake ABC transporter family permease subunit, with the protein product MAEPLATAPGRIPAPSGGATAAGPVDADAPRRSGAFVTAADRRRYALVVAVLAAVAVLSTAGILLWGNEAEPGSRAFWMIARMRVESLGVIGIVALCHSFATVSFHTVTGNRIITPSIMGFEALYTAVSTAAVYVLGAAGVAVLTGVGPFLAQAALMVALATALYSWLLSRPYGSVHLMLLVGVVLGGGLAALSTFMQRLLDPNSFDLLSARLFGNISNARTEYVAIAAPIAVVVCALLWLRSRRLNTVALGADAATNLGLHHRRELMVTLLLVSVLMAMTTALVGPMTFLGFLVATLAYSLVDTHDHRFILPVAALAGYAVLTSAYFVLRHVFYAGGAVTVVIELIGGITFLIVVMRKGRL
- the groES gene encoding co-chaperone GroES produces the protein MSVSIKPLEDRIVVRPLEAEQTTASGLVIPDTAKEKPQEGQVVAVGPGRVAENGTRVPVDVAEGDVVLYSKYGGTEVKVGGEEYLVLSARDVLAVVTK
- the groL gene encoding chaperonin GroEL (60 kDa chaperone family; promotes refolding of misfolded polypeptides especially under stressful conditions; forms two stacked rings of heptamers to form a barrel-shaped 14mer; ends can be capped by GroES; misfolded proteins enter the barrel where they are refolded when GroES binds); this encodes MAKQLAFNDDARRALQAGIDKLADTVKVTLGPKGRNVVLDKAWGAPTITNDGVTIARDVELEDPYENMGAQLAKEVATKTNDIAGDGTTTATVLAQALVNEGMRQVAAGAAPNEVKKGIETAVAAVEKRLQENARPVEGKEVAHVAAISAQNDEVGELLARAFDTVGTDGVITIEESSTTSTELDVTEGMQFDKGYLSPYMVTDAERQEAVLEDAYVLINSGKISNVQELLPLLEKVLQANKPLFVIAEDVEGEALSTLVVNKIRGTLNVVAVKAPGFGDRRKAMMQDIAILTGATVVSPDLGMKLEQADLDVLGSARRVTVTKDATTIVDGGGEAADVEARVSQIKAEVAATDSDWDREKLQERLAKLAGGIGVIRVGAATEVELKERKHRIEDAVSSTRAALEEGIVAGGGTALINALSVLDEDAEVTALTGDAATGVEIVRKALKEPLRWIAQNAGEDGYVVVSKVAEMKPNEGFNAKTGVYGDLIADGVIDPVKVTRSALANAASIAALVLTTETLVADKVEDEDEHQH
- a CDS encoding iron ABC transporter ATP-binding protein; this translates as MIELRGVVKRHSDEVCIGPVDLDIQAGGVTALVGPNGAGKSTLLTMIGRLQDADAGTIAVGGHDITTTPSRKIAQTLSILRQENHFVTRLTVRQLVGFGRYPYTRGRLTLEDERHVSDAIDFLNLGPFENRYLDQLSGGQRQRAYVAMVLAQNTEYVLLDEPLNNLDMQHSVQMMQQLRRAADELGRTVVIVLHDINFAAHYADRIVAMGDGQVVETGTPAEILRPEVLERIFKTPCSVVDGPHGPLAVYW